In Streptomyces sp. 840.1, one DNA window encodes the following:
- a CDS encoding protein kinase domain-containing protein: MQGAIRGDASANGISAIRTGGRFDDLVTALIGALTEHGIDQSWIRVGRAAEFPGSYGLGRSAWDVAIFRDDIPLAAITIKTLGGPGYGNNFNNRIQELTSNAFAVRQHDGQSIERFRPYLGIFFLLEEGKGANAPLRIPQGISYKERLGETFAQFHSDGLYDGVAYVSASKGEDPSFEEPRPDMSVKGFVDGLSTRVLSYSAALSAAGSTTSTTGTHTPSTPSTRFPEGLSRYKEILLTASGDRNAYALDRLPMGEGGQAQVFRAVHKHSKTEVAFKRRRSKRDLAVARMQREIEISRLLSTHPHAMPVLDAEPDGAWFVMPVADATAEDRHEQLRDPDQLRDLVHSMTSVLAEAHKRDWVHRDIKPSNILLLQERWVLADWGIGRRPRGQTTMPGRTGHYIGTEGFAAPELSVDPHDTTTHASDIYSLGRVIAWALTGKTPQANVVLLPPAGPWRSIVRATTQPDPAQRPQSIEQLLTLIAREFSVPQSPPVEQAAALLASASTGDSASIGAFLVLISDYPDDYDLYLNVLTQLPPALAAPPLSRAPQQANALMHAFAEHVGGDGTRLVQFGEAARAVSWLHAVSAHAAERSEWDLLDEAVRTMCKWDESWNQWDPQGAIRPWLRSLDGDAASIVASAFRDHPDSAGHFAGLADEQGVDLGIRQAIRTAAGTRRKA; the protein is encoded by the coding sequence ATGCAAGGAGCCATTCGCGGGGACGCCTCTGCCAATGGGATCTCAGCGATCAGAACAGGCGGCAGGTTCGATGACCTGGTGACAGCTTTGATCGGTGCCCTTACTGAGCACGGAATCGACCAATCATGGATTCGGGTCGGTCGGGCTGCCGAATTCCCAGGCTCTTACGGTCTCGGCCGTTCGGCATGGGACGTAGCCATATTCAGGGATGATATCCCCCTAGCTGCCATCACCATTAAAACGCTCGGCGGCCCCGGCTACGGAAATAACTTCAACAATCGCATCCAAGAGCTGACCTCAAACGCTTTCGCAGTCAGGCAGCACGACGGCCAGAGCATCGAGAGATTTCGCCCATACCTTGGCATCTTCTTCCTTCTCGAAGAGGGAAAAGGCGCAAATGCCCCCCTACGGATACCCCAGGGAATCTCCTACAAGGAGCGACTGGGTGAAACATTCGCCCAGTTTCATAGCGACGGTCTTTACGATGGCGTCGCCTACGTGTCTGCGAGCAAAGGCGAAGACCCTTCGTTTGAAGAGCCCCGTCCAGACATGTCAGTTAAGGGCTTCGTCGACGGTCTGAGCACGCGAGTACTGTCGTACTCTGCGGCGCTGTCCGCGGCAGGCTCGACCACGAGCACTACCGGGACACACACACCTTCCACACCGTCAACGCGCTTCCCGGAGGGCCTCAGCCGCTACAAGGAAATTCTCCTAACTGCGTCCGGAGATCGGAACGCATACGCGCTCGATCGCCTGCCGATGGGAGAGGGGGGCCAGGCTCAAGTATTTCGCGCCGTTCACAAGCATTCAAAGACGGAGGTAGCCTTCAAGCGTCGCCGATCCAAGCGAGACCTTGCTGTTGCTCGAATGCAGCGCGAGATTGAGATATCTCGCCTACTGAGCACCCATCCGCACGCTATGCCAGTTCTCGACGCCGAGCCGGACGGCGCCTGGTTTGTAATGCCCGTGGCTGATGCGACGGCAGAAGACCGTCACGAGCAGCTCCGAGACCCTGATCAGCTCCGCGACCTAGTGCATTCCATGACATCCGTGCTAGCTGAGGCACACAAACGGGACTGGGTGCACCGCGACATAAAGCCCTCCAATATCCTCCTTCTCCAGGAGCGCTGGGTCCTCGCCGACTGGGGAATCGGGCGCAGACCTCGGGGGCAGACAACTATGCCTGGTCGGACAGGCCACTACATCGGTACCGAGGGATTCGCTGCACCTGAACTGTCCGTGGACCCTCATGACACCACCACTCATGCAAGTGACATCTATAGCCTTGGGCGCGTGATCGCTTGGGCGCTCACCGGCAAGACGCCCCAGGCGAACGTGGTCCTGCTCCCACCCGCCGGCCCATGGCGCAGCATCGTCAGGGCTACCACGCAGCCTGACCCCGCACAGAGGCCCCAGAGCATCGAACAACTACTCACTCTGATCGCACGGGAATTCAGCGTGCCTCAGAGCCCACCCGTCGAACAGGCGGCAGCGCTGTTGGCCTCCGCCAGTACAGGCGACTCCGCCTCCATCGGCGCATTCCTCGTGCTCATCTCGGACTATCCCGACGACTACGACCTGTATCTGAACGTCCTGACCCAGCTCCCTCCCGCGCTCGCGGCGCCGCCCCTGTCCCGCGCCCCCCAGCAAGCCAACGCACTAATGCACGCATTCGCTGAACATGTGGGTGGAGATGGCACGCGGCTGGTGCAGTTCGGTGAGGCAGCGCGTGCTGTCTCCTGGCTTCACGCTGTATCTGCACACGCAGCCGAGCGGAGCGAATGGGACCTGCTAGATGAGGCCGTTCGTACGATGTGCAAGTGGGATGAGTCCTGGAATCAGTGGGACCCTCAGGGCGCGATCCGACCTTGGTTGCGCTCGCTCGACGGAGACGCCGCAAGCATCGTGGCATCCGCGTTCCGAGACCATCCGGATTCAGCAGGCCACTTCGCAGGGCTTGCTGACGAGCAGGGAGTCGACCTGGGCATAAGGCAGGCCATCCGGACCGCCGCTGGAACGCGTCGCAAAGCGTGA
- a CDS encoding TetR/AcrR family transcriptional regulator, translating into MSEGKGGGGTSAARARLLDTATRIFYAEGIHSVGVDRIIAEAQVTRATLYRHFTGKEELVLAYLDQADRGIRAGTESARTGPESAADAVRAVCRFITGGIQSPGFRGCAFLNAVAEYPDPAHPIHQAVLAHRQWFLDTVTEMLAQVGDEPADEAGRHLVMLRDGAMAAGCLFDPKLIAETFLLGVEGILRSRGA; encoded by the coding sequence ATGAGTGAGGGCAAGGGCGGGGGCGGCACGTCGGCGGCGCGGGCGCGGCTGCTCGACACGGCGACCAGAATCTTCTACGCGGAGGGCATCCACTCCGTCGGCGTCGACCGGATCATCGCGGAGGCGCAGGTCACCCGCGCCACGCTGTACCGGCACTTCACCGGCAAGGAGGAACTCGTCCTCGCCTATCTCGACCAGGCCGACCGGGGAATCCGGGCGGGGACCGAGAGCGCGCGGACGGGCCCGGAGTCGGCGGCCGACGCGGTCCGGGCGGTCTGCCGGTTCATCACCGGAGGCATCCAGAGCCCCGGCTTTCGCGGCTGCGCCTTCCTCAACGCGGTGGCCGAATACCCCGACCCGGCCCACCCCATCCACCAGGCCGTCCTGGCCCACCGCCAGTGGTTCCTGGACACGGTCACCGAGATGCTGGCGCAGGTCGGCGACGAGCCCGCCGACGAGGCCGGCCGGCACCTCGTCATGCTCCGCGACGGTGCCATGGCCGCCGGCTGCCTCTTCGACCCGAAGCTGATCGCCGAGACCTTCCTCCTGGGCGTCGAAGGAATCCTGCGCTCACGCGGCGCCTGA
- a CDS encoding serine hydrolase yields MRGQKRRVSSSAGRRHGTRRQALPAAVAVTIGLMTLGGPVPPVASAAGPDAVQQSLNALVRDGGTPAALASVKGPGGRDRTYTAGVGDLATGAPVPVDGQVRIGSNTKTFVSVVVLQLVAERRVDLDATVDTYLPGLVRGEGIDGRRISVRRLLQHTSGLPDYTDDLGDDVRYYDPRELLAKALRHPAEFAPGRSWKYSNTNYVLAGLIVQKVTGRPLADEIDRRIIKRIGLRHTYFPAPGDASIREPHPHGYYQESARTPLRDITEMDPSWGWAAGQMISTNSDLNRFFTALLAGRLLPAAQLAQMRSTVPAEATFGPGARYGLGLVSRPLPCGGLAWGHGGSFPGYETRGGVTEDGRATSVAVTTQLTGEAARRSLERAVDTALCR; encoded by the coding sequence ATGCGTGGACAGAAGCGGCGAGTATCCAGCTCGGCGGGCCGGCGGCACGGCACGCGGCGACAGGCCCTGCCCGCCGCGGTCGCGGTGACCATCGGTCTCATGACACTGGGCGGCCCGGTCCCGCCCGTCGCCTCGGCCGCCGGGCCGGATGCCGTCCAGCAGAGCCTGAACGCGCTGGTGCGCGACGGTGGGACGCCCGCCGCGCTGGCGAGCGTCAAGGGTCCCGGCGGCCGCGACCGGACCTACACCGCAGGGGTCGGTGACCTGGCCACAGGCGCGCCGGTACCCGTCGACGGGCAGGTGCGGATCGGCAGCAACACCAAGACCTTCGTCTCGGTCGTCGTTCTCCAGCTCGTCGCGGAGCGGAGAGTGGACCTGGACGCCACCGTCGACACCTACCTGCCCGGCCTCGTCCGCGGAGAGGGCATCGACGGACGGCGCATCAGCGTCCGCCGGCTCCTCCAGCACACCAGCGGACTACCCGACTACACCGACGACCTGGGGGACGACGTCCGGTACTACGACCCTCGTGAACTGCTCGCCAAAGCTCTCCGTCACCCGGCCGAGTTCGCCCCCGGGAGGAGCTGGAAGTACAGCAACACCAACTACGTGCTCGCGGGCCTGATCGTCCAGAAGGTCACCGGCCGCCCTCTCGCCGACGAGATCGACCGGCGCATCATCAAGCGCATCGGGCTGCGCCACACCTACTTCCCCGCTCCCGGTGACGCGAGCATCCGAGAGCCCCACCCGCACGGCTACTACCAGGAGTCGGCGCGGACGCCCCTGCGCGACATCACGGAGATGGACCCTTCCTGGGGCTGGGCAGCAGGACAGATGATCTCCACCAACTCCGACCTCAACCGCTTCTTCACCGCACTCCTGGCCGGCCGCCTCCTGCCTGCGGCCCAGCTTGCCCAGATGCGCTCCACCGTCCCGGCCGAAGCGACCTTCGGCCCGGGTGCCCGCTACGGTCTGGGACTCGTCAGCCGGCCGCTGCCGTGCGGCGGCCTGGCCTGGGGGCACGGCGGCAGTTTTCCGGGGTACGAGACCCGTGGCGGCGTCACCGAGGACGGCCGCGCCACCAGCGTCGCGGTCACCACGCAGCTCACCGGCGAGGCGGCCCGGAGGAGTCTCGAACGCGCGGTGGACACCGCCTTGTGCCGCTGA
- a CDS encoding trypsin-like serine protease — MTKRGKAALCAAAGAIALTMAAAPSASAIIGGHDATSPYPFMVSIQKDGHHYCGASLIKPDWIVTAGHCTVNVKPEQLSVRVGDHDRTKGAEAEVIKVIAHPDFSYEPFRNDVAVMKLDHPVDAQPIGLAATSGPVGTGTRILGWGMTCEDGSECPNPPIRLQELDTELVADDRCSENYSADNELCTDSPTKNAQACILDSGGPQIKGRPGRWELIGATSRDGDADPECATGPGIYTDLTAHRAWIERATAK; from the coding sequence ATGACCAAGCGCGGCAAGGCGGCACTGTGTGCGGCGGCGGGCGCGATCGCACTCACCATGGCGGCGGCACCGTCGGCATCGGCGATCATCGGGGGGCACGATGCCACCTCGCCGTACCCGTTCATGGTGAGCATCCAGAAGGACGGTCACCACTACTGCGGAGCCTCCCTGATCAAACCGGACTGGATCGTGACCGCCGGGCACTGCACCGTGAATGTCAAGCCCGAGCAGCTTTCCGTGCGGGTCGGCGACCACGATCGGACGAAGGGCGCCGAAGCCGAGGTCATCAAGGTCATCGCACACCCGGACTTCTCCTACGAGCCGTTCCGCAACGACGTGGCCGTCATGAAGCTGGACCACCCCGTGGACGCGCAGCCCATCGGGCTGGCAGCGACTTCCGGGCCGGTGGGCACCGGTACTCGGATCCTCGGCTGGGGAATGACCTGCGAGGACGGCAGCGAGTGCCCCAACCCCCCGATTCGCCTGCAGGAACTGGACACCGAGCTCGTCGCCGACGACCGGTGCAGCGAGAACTACAGCGCGGACAACGAGCTGTGCACCGACAGCCCCACCAAGAACGCGCAGGCGTGCATCCTCGACTCCGGCGGGCCGCAGATCAAGGGCCGCCCCGGGCGGTGGGAACTGATCGGAGCAACCAGCCGCGACGGTGACGCCGATCCGGAGTGTGCCACCGGTCCCGGCATCTACACCGACCTGACGGCCCACCGCGCATGGATCGAGCGGGCCACCGCGAAGTGA
- a CDS encoding sensor histidine kinase: protein MNRGIRLLLRGSTYSGVLFAYCGALASLPLLPFALLPALSWRSAPESVQIVVVLLVWAALVGVVGLARPVRRALVVSARRLLRVPLPNPAAGRRTSGPLGLDRWRTPLWLVLHAAVGWTGALASGVLFIMGLSLPMNWLGGEVRASLFGTSVRVSGGWSWVAAAACVLLAAAVCVLVTKTLRWSAPRLLGPSAAERLALAAERELLLAERNRIAHELHDSIGHTLTAATIQAAVAGEVLSTDPAAARAAMRSIEDSTRAALEDLDYALGVLREEQSGTAPTRTLTDLPELLERLRHTGAVVEPKLSGDLARVQGTLSRAAYRILQEGLTNALRHGAGGPIEVRVAAGPDGLDLAVVNRTGARTGPNPGSFPTSGHGLPGLAERVRLLHGEFGSGPDGTGHWRLTVRLPVRASA, encoded by the coding sequence ATGAACAGGGGAATTCGGCTGCTGCTGCGCGGCTCCACGTACTCAGGTGTGCTGTTCGCCTATTGCGGCGCGTTGGCGAGCCTTCCGCTACTGCCTTTCGCCCTGTTGCCGGCGCTGTCGTGGCGATCCGCCCCCGAGAGCGTGCAGATCGTCGTGGTGCTGCTGGTCTGGGCGGCGCTGGTCGGCGTGGTCGGACTGGCGCGTCCCGTACGGCGAGCCCTGGTCGTGTCCGCCCGCCGGCTGCTACGGGTGCCGCTGCCGAACCCGGCGGCCGGTCGCCGGACCTCCGGTCCGCTCGGCCTCGACCGCTGGCGGACCCCGCTCTGGCTTGTGCTGCACGCGGCCGTCGGGTGGACGGGGGCACTGGCGAGCGGGGTGCTGTTCATCATGGGCCTCTCCCTGCCCATGAACTGGCTCGGCGGCGAGGTGCGGGCGAGCCTGTTCGGCACGTCGGTCCGGGTGTCGGGCGGGTGGAGCTGGGTGGCGGCTGCCGCGTGCGTCCTGCTGGCGGCAGCCGTCTGCGTACTGGTCACGAAAACCCTGCGGTGGTCGGCGCCACGGTTGCTGGGGCCGTCGGCGGCCGAACGGCTGGCGCTGGCTGCCGAGCGAGAGCTGCTGCTGGCCGAACGCAACCGGATCGCCCACGAGTTGCACGACTCGATCGGGCACACGCTGACGGCGGCCACCATCCAGGCGGCGGTGGCCGGCGAGGTGCTCTCCACCGACCCGGCTGCGGCGCGGGCCGCCATGCGCAGCATCGAGGACTCGACGAGGGCCGCGTTGGAAGACCTGGACTACGCGCTCGGAGTGCTGCGCGAGGAACAGTCGGGAACGGCACCGACCCGGACCCTGACCGACCTCCCCGAGCTACTGGAACGCCTGCGGCACACGGGGGCAGTGGTGGAACCGAAGCTGTCGGGCGACCTGGCGCGGGTACAGGGGACGCTCTCCCGGGCGGCCTACAGGATCCTCCAGGAGGGGCTGACGAACGCGCTGCGCCACGGGGCGGGCGGCCCCATCGAGGTCCGGGTGGCGGCCGGACCGGACGGACTGGACCTCGCGGTGGTCAACCGGACCGGAGCGCGGACGGGGCCGAACCCGGGATCCTTCCCGACGTCCGGCCACGGGCTGCCCGGACTGGCCGAGCGCGTCCGGCTGCTGCACGGTGAGTTCGGGTCCGGCCCGGACGGGACGGGGCACTGGCGGCTGACCGTCCGGCTGCCGGTACGGGCGTCGGCGTGA
- a CDS encoding sensor histidine kinase has translation MITVSRTRQLGTTLRRWALLPSGDGGAEQSLAARPVPRSPRLPARAVDLVLTAVAMLLAVWISVQNPSMGPAAPWANLLIAAVSALPLLARRRAPELVLAMGLAAKILQVSAFAAPLAYYAEGAYRGPHSRRAVWTSAGIGLVALAPWNAAAWSNSRTVVTWFAVNFVFSCLVPLLLGLYVGQRRAVVAGLVERAERAEREQRLVAEAAREQERRRIAGEMHDVVSHQVSLIVVHANALGAVAHDPEVTGETAQIIQTAGRRALTELREMLGLLRNGPDTGAGEPPASAGSDAAEGGSAATPHDPAASAERRPVPGTAVDRIAELADGSRTAGLPVTVLVEGAPQPLAEPVERAAHRVVQEALTNVHKHAPGATTQIRLAFSPRTVRVRIVNGPPERPAEPAADGGPLLPSGGHGLIGLMERVRLAGGTMGSGPTGDGGFRIDAALPTSAPGASTTGASTTGVSTTGA, from the coding sequence GTGATAACCGTCAGTCGCACTCGCCAGCTCGGGACCACGCTGCGCCGCTGGGCGCTCCTGCCCTCCGGCGACGGGGGCGCGGAGCAGAGCCTCGCGGCGCGGCCCGTGCCGCGCTCGCCCCGCCTGCCCGCGCGCGCCGTGGATCTGGTGCTGACGGCCGTCGCGATGCTGCTCGCGGTGTGGATCAGCGTCCAGAACCCCTCCATGGGGCCGGCCGCTCCCTGGGCGAATCTGCTGATCGCCGCGGTGAGCGCGCTGCCGCTGCTCGCACGGCGCCGGGCGCCCGAACTGGTCCTCGCCATGGGGCTGGCCGCCAAAATCCTCCAGGTCTCGGCTTTCGCGGCGCCGCTCGCCTACTACGCGGAGGGCGCCTATCGCGGCCCGCACAGCCGCCGGGCCGTCTGGACTTCGGCCGGTATCGGACTGGTGGCCCTCGCACCCTGGAATGCGGCAGCATGGTCCAATTCCCGGACTGTGGTGACCTGGTTCGCGGTGAACTTTGTCTTCTCCTGCCTGGTACCGCTGCTGCTGGGGCTCTACGTGGGCCAGCGGCGTGCCGTCGTCGCCGGTCTCGTCGAACGGGCGGAGCGCGCCGAGCGGGAACAGCGGCTCGTCGCCGAGGCCGCGCGGGAACAGGAGCGCCGGCGCATCGCCGGAGAGATGCACGACGTGGTTTCCCACCAGGTGAGCCTGATCGTCGTACACGCCAACGCGCTCGGCGCTGTCGCCCACGACCCGGAGGTCACGGGCGAGACCGCGCAGATCATTCAGACGGCCGGCCGGCGCGCGCTCACCGAACTCCGCGAGATGCTGGGGCTGCTGAGGAACGGCCCGGACACCGGGGCGGGGGAACCGCCGGCATCCGCTGGAAGCGACGCTGCGGAGGGTGGATCAGCGGCCACCCCACACGATCCTGCCGCGTCGGCCGAGCGGCGGCCCGTCCCCGGCACGGCCGTCGACAGGATCGCCGAGCTGGCCGACGGCTCACGGACCGCCGGGCTGCCCGTCACCGTGCTCGTCGAGGGCGCGCCGCAGCCTCTGGCAGAGCCGGTCGAGCGTGCCGCACACCGGGTTGTGCAGGAGGCTCTGACCAACGTGCACAAGCATGCACCGGGCGCCACGACGCAGATTCGCCTCGCCTTCAGCCCGAGGACCGTACGGGTTCGGATCGTCAACGGCCCGCCCGAAAGGCCCGCCGAACCGGCTGCCGACGGTGGCCCTCTGCTGCCCAGCGGCGGACACGGGCTGATCGGTCTGATGGAGCGGGTCCGCTTGGCCGGAGGCACCATGGGGTCCGGACCCACCGGTGACGGCGGCTTCCGGATCGATGCCGCTCTGCCCACCTCCGCGCCCGGAGCGTCCACAACCGGAGCGTCCACAACCGGAGTGTCCACAACCGGAGCGTGA
- a CDS encoding metallophosphoesterase: MVLCLPPWWTLFASGADWPLPVFLTGTVVLAAWMVSFPFLMIAGHGSRHSDRSARIADTSLGMIWVLFTWSVLGALVNLVLMGLDVGGTGRARAVSVAVAAVSAGLLAWGHYEAMRVPRVKRLDVHVPRLGDGLDGTRVVVLADTHYGPIDRAGWSAKVTEAVNALDADVVVHAGDIADGTPVQRREQSAPLGEVRSRLAKVYVTGNHEYGSEAQGWLDRMAELGWEPLHNRHVVVERGGDSLVLAGVDDVTAESSGLAGHSANLLGALAGTGPDQPVLLVAHQPKFIPQAAAAGIDLQISGHTHGGQIWPFNFLVRIDQPVVSGLSRHGERTQLYTSRGSGFWGPPFRVFAPSEITVLTLRSGGGPTAA, from the coding sequence ATGGTTCTCTGCCTCCCGCCCTGGTGGACGCTGTTCGCCTCCGGCGCCGACTGGCCGTTGCCGGTCTTCCTGACGGGGACGGTGGTACTCGCCGCCTGGATGGTCTCGTTCCCCTTCCTGATGATCGCGGGCCACGGGTCCCGGCACTCGGACCGGTCCGCTCGCATCGCGGACACCAGTCTCGGGATGATCTGGGTGCTCTTCACCTGGTCGGTACTGGGCGCCCTGGTGAACCTGGTGCTGATGGGGCTCGATGTCGGTGGCACCGGCCGGGCCAGGGCCGTTTCCGTGGCCGTCGCCGCGGTCTCGGCCGGGCTGCTGGCCTGGGGCCATTACGAGGCCATGCGCGTACCCCGGGTGAAGCGGCTGGACGTCCACGTCCCGCGGCTCGGGGACGGTCTGGACGGGACGCGGGTCGTCGTGCTGGCCGATACGCACTACGGGCCGATCGACCGGGCGGGCTGGTCGGCCAAGGTCACCGAGGCGGTCAACGCGCTCGACGCGGACGTCGTGGTCCACGCCGGTGACATCGCCGACGGCACCCCGGTCCAGCGCCGGGAGCAGTCCGCGCCGCTCGGCGAGGTCCGGTCGCGGCTGGCCAAGGTCTACGTCACGGGGAACCACGAGTACGGCAGCGAGGCCCAGGGCTGGCTGGACCGCATGGCGGAACTGGGCTGGGAACCGCTGCACAACCGCCACGTGGTGGTGGAGCGCGGTGGGGACTCCCTCGTGCTGGCGGGCGTGGACGACGTGACCGCGGAGTCCTCCGGTCTGGCCGGTCACAGCGCGAACCTGCTCGGCGCGCTGGCCGGGACGGGCCCGGACCAGCCGGTCCTGCTCGTCGCCCACCAGCCCAAGTTCATCCCGCAGGCCGCTGCCGCCGGCATCGACCTGCAGATCTCCGGGCACACCCACGGCGGCCAGATCTGGCCGTTCAACTTCCTCGTCCGGATCGACCAGCCGGTGGTGAGCGGCCTGAGCCGGCACGGGGAGCGGACCCAGCTCTACACCAGCCGGGGCAGCGGTTTCTGGGGGCCGCCGTTCCGGGTCTTCGCGCCGAGCGAGATCACGGTGCTGACGCTGCGGTCGGGCGGCGGGCCGACGGCCGCGTAA
- a CDS encoding serine hydrolase, producing MSAAAAVVIGAMTLGALAPPAASADAAARPDAVQRALNTLVRDDGMPAALAGVRDRNGRARTYTAGVGDLTTGSKVPRDGQVRIGSNTKTFTAVVVLQLVGEGKIDLEAFVDTYLPGLVREEGIDGRRITVRQLLQHTSGLPDYGVHLDDGEIRNRYFEPRELLDLALGQQADAAPGETWGYSNTNYVLAGLIVQKVTGRPLAEEMDRRIVKRIGLRHTYFPAPGEMTVREPHPRGYHRSPADGPLRDFTEMDPSAGWAAGQLISTNSDLNRFFTALLAGRLLPAAQLAEMRTTVPAGTSGLRYGLGLTSRPLSCGGVYWGHGGDIAGYETRGGVTDDGRAANVAVTSIPADEAAARHVNEAVDRALCG from the coding sequence GTGTCGGCCGCTGCCGCGGTGGTCATCGGCGCCATGACCCTGGGCGCCCTCGCCCCGCCCGCCGCTTCCGCCGATGCTGCCGCCAGGCCGGACGCCGTGCAGCGGGCCCTGAACACCCTGGTGCGCGATGACGGGATGCCCGCCGCGCTGGCCGGCGTGAGGGACCGGAACGGCCGCGCCCGCACCTACACCGCGGGAGTCGGCGACCTGACCACCGGCTCGAAGGTGCCCCGGGACGGCCAGGTGCGGATCGGCAGTAACACCAAGACGTTCACGGCGGTTGTGGTGCTGCAGCTCGTCGGCGAGGGAAAGATCGACCTCGAAGCCTTCGTGGACACCTACCTGCCCGGCCTCGTCCGCGAGGAGGGTATCGACGGGCGCCGCATCACGGTCCGCCAGCTCCTCCAGCACACCAGCGGACTCCCCGATTACGGCGTCCACCTCGACGACGGCGAGATCAGGAACCGGTACTTCGAGCCCCGCGAGCTGCTTGACCTCGCGCTCGGGCAGCAGGCCGACGCGGCTCCGGGGGAGACCTGGGGGTACAGCAACACCAACTACGTCCTGGCCGGCCTGATCGTCCAGAAGGTCACCGGCCGCCCTCTCGCCGAGGAGATGGACCGGCGCATCGTCAAGCGCATCGGGCTGCGCCACACGTACTTCCCCGCCCCCGGCGAGATGACCGTCCGAGAGCCGCACCCTCGGGGCTACCACCGCAGCCCGGCGGACGGACCGCTGCGCGACTTCACGGAGATGGACCCCTCCGCAGGCTGGGCCGCAGGCCAGTTGATCTCCACCAACTCCGACCTCAACCGCTTCTTCACCGCGCTCCTTGCCGGCCGCCTCCTCCCGGCGGCCCAGCTCGCCGAGATGCGCACGACCGTCCCCGCCGGGACCTCCGGCCTCCGCTACGGGCTGGGACTCACGAGCAGGCCACTGTCGTGCGGCGGCGTCTACTGGGGCCACGGCGGTGACATCGCGGGATACGAGACCCGGGGCGGCGTCACGGACGACGGCCGCGCTGCCAACGTCGCGGTCACCAGCATCCCGGCGGACGAGGCGGCCGCACGGCACGTGAACGAGGCCGTGGACAGGGCCCTGTGCGGCTGA
- a CDS encoding response regulator transcription factor, producing MTVKVVLLDDERLVRKGIRMILHAEPDIEVVAEADDGSVAVELVARHRPDVVLTDIQMPRVGGLEVTRQLTALPDPPAVAVLTTFDVDEYVYTALQHGAAGFLLKDTSPRELADAVRVLARGEAMLSPRITTKLLSVFATGAGAPQTRSRMAELTAREREVALAVAQGHSNSRIATDLSVSQSTVKVHLSRIMTKLDAANRTQVALITHDAGLI from the coding sequence GTGACCGTCAAGGTAGTCCTCCTCGACGACGAGAGACTGGTGCGCAAGGGCATCCGGATGATCCTCCACGCCGAGCCGGACATCGAGGTGGTCGCCGAGGCCGATGACGGCTCGGTGGCAGTGGAACTGGTGGCCAGGCACCGCCCGGACGTGGTGCTCACCGATATCCAGATGCCCCGCGTCGGCGGCCTGGAGGTCACCCGGCAGCTCACCGCGCTGCCCGATCCGCCGGCCGTCGCGGTGCTCACCACCTTCGACGTCGACGAATACGTCTACACCGCACTCCAGCACGGCGCGGCGGGCTTCCTGCTCAAAGACACCTCGCCGCGTGAACTCGCCGACGCGGTACGGGTTCTCGCGCGCGGCGAGGCGATGCTCTCACCGCGCATCACCACCAAGCTGCTGTCCGTCTTCGCCACGGGGGCGGGCGCCCCGCAGACGCGATCGCGGATGGCGGAGCTGACCGCTCGCGAGCGCGAGGTCGCCCTGGCAGTCGCCCAGGGCCACAGCAACTCCCGGATCGCCACCGACCTGTCCGTGAGCCAGTCCACGGTCAAGGTCCACCTCAGCCGGATCATGACCAAGCTCGACGCAGCCAACCGCACCCAGGTGGCGCTCATCACCCACGACGCCGGACTGATCTGA
- a CDS encoding response regulator transcription factor: protein MALPAGAGPAVTLLVADDDEVTRSGLSMLLAAQPGISVLGQAADGLEAVDRALSLRPDVVLMDVRMPRCNGIDATRQLLAEAADPPKVVVITTFENDGYVTAALSAGASGFVLKRVPVRRIAEAVRVVAAGEAVLFPAALGRMVAARPLGSAKALPQAALTGREEEVLRLMATGLSNPEIAEFLTVSLETIKTHVGNVLTKLGAQNRTHAVVIAYESGLVVPGFAG from the coding sequence ATGGCCCTCCCCGCAGGAGCCGGCCCCGCCGTCACCCTCCTGGTCGCGGACGACGACGAGGTGACCCGCAGCGGTCTGAGCATGCTGCTCGCCGCGCAGCCGGGGATCTCGGTGCTCGGCCAGGCCGCCGACGGCCTTGAGGCGGTCGACCGTGCGCTGAGCCTGCGGCCGGACGTGGTCCTGATGGACGTGCGCATGCCACGTTGCAACGGGATCGACGCCACACGCCAACTGCTGGCCGAAGCGGCCGACCCGCCGAAGGTCGTGGTGATCACCACCTTCGAGAACGACGGCTACGTCACCGCCGCCCTCAGCGCCGGCGCCAGCGGCTTCGTCCTCAAACGAGTCCCGGTCCGCCGGATCGCCGAGGCGGTCCGAGTGGTGGCGGCCGGCGAAGCGGTTCTCTTTCCGGCCGCACTGGGCCGCATGGTCGCCGCCCGCCCGCTGGGCTCCGCCAAGGCCCTGCCGCAAGCCGCCCTGACCGGCCGGGAGGAGGAGGTACTGCGCCTGATGGCCACCGGGCTCTCCAACCCGGAGATCGCAGAGTTCCTCACGGTGAGCCTGGAGACGATCAAGACCCACGTCGGGAACGTGCTGACCAAGCTCGGCGCGCAGAACCGGACCCATGCGGTGGTTATCGCCTACGAGTCCGGCCTGGTGGTCCCGGGCTTCGCCGGCTGA